The Streptomyces sp. NBC_01775 genome includes a region encoding these proteins:
- a CDS encoding TerD family protein: protein MSVNLSKGQAISLQKSDGGTLTAVRMGLGWQAAPRRGLFGKRTKEIDLDASAVLFADKQPVDVVFFRHLVSDDGSVKHTGDNLVGGAGQGGDDEAIMVDLQRVPVHIDQIVFTVNSFTGQTFAEVENAFCRIVDETNGQEIARYTLTGGGDYTAQIMAKVHRQGSGWQMTAIGDAANGRTFQDLIPVILPKL, encoded by the coding sequence GTGTCGGTCAACTTGTCCAAGGGCCAGGCGATCAGCCTCCAGAAGAGTGACGGAGGCACCCTGACCGCCGTACGGATGGGGCTCGGCTGGCAGGCCGCACCGCGCCGGGGGCTCTTCGGGAAGCGCACCAAGGAGATCGACCTCGACGCCTCGGCGGTGCTCTTCGCCGACAAGCAGCCGGTCGACGTCGTCTTCTTCCGTCACCTGGTCAGCGACGACGGCTCCGTCAAGCACACCGGCGACAACCTGGTGGGCGGCGCGGGCCAGGGCGGCGACGACGAGGCGATCATGGTCGACCTCCAGCGCGTCCCCGTCCACATCGACCAGATCGTCTTCACGGTCAACTCCTTCACCGGGCAGACCTTCGCCGAGGTCGAGAACGCCTTCTGCCGCATCGTGGATGAGACCAACGGTCAGGAGATCGCCCGCTACACCCTCACCGGCGGCGGCGACTACACGGCGCAGATCATGGCCAAGGTGCACCGCCAGGGCAGCGGCTGGCAGATGACAGCCATCGGCGACGCCGCCAACGGCCGCACCTTCCAGGACCTGATCCCGGTGATCCTGCCGAAGCTCTGA
- the uvrB gene encoding excinuclease ABC subunit UvrB, with product MRPNTEIERKVAPFEVVSPYQPSGDQPTAIAELAQRVTGGEKDVVLLGATGTGKSATTAWMIEKLQRPTLVMAPNKTLAAQLANEFRELLPNNAVEYFVSYYDYYQPEAYVPQTDTYIEKDSSINEEVERLRHSATNSLLTRRDVVVVASVSCIYGLGTPQEYVDRMVPLKVGEEFDRDQLLRRFVDIQYTRNDVSFTRGTFRVRGDTIEIFPVYEELAVRIEMFGDEIEALSTLHPLTGEVISDDQELYVFPASHYVAGPERMERAINAIEAELTETLTSMEKQGKLLEAQRLRMRTTYDIEMMRQIGTCSGIENYSRHIDGRDPGTAPHTLLDYFPDDFLLVIDESHQTVPQIGAMYEGDAARKRTLIDHGFRLPSAMDNRPLKWEEFLERIEQTVYLSATPGPYELARSDGFVEQVIRPTGLIDPEVVVKPTDGQIDDLVHEIRAREERNERVLVTTLTKKMAEDLTDYFVELGIQVRYLHSDVDTLRRIELLRELRSGEYDVLVGINLLREGLDLPEVSLVAILDADKEGFLRSGTSLIQTIGRAARNVSGQVHMYADKITPGMERAIEETNRRREKQTAYNEEHGIDPEPLRKKIGDIVADIVREEIDTEALLDTGYRQRDETGKGGKAAKGKAPTPAKGKAKAGELTDRPAADLAETIEELTERMRAAAAELQFEVAARLRDEVGELKKELRQMKEAGLK from the coding sequence CCCCTATCAGCCAAGCGGCGACCAGCCGACCGCCATCGCCGAGCTCGCCCAGCGCGTCACGGGCGGGGAGAAGGACGTCGTACTGCTCGGCGCAACCGGTACGGGCAAGTCGGCGACGACCGCATGGATGATCGAGAAGCTCCAGCGTCCGACCCTGGTGATGGCACCCAACAAGACGCTCGCCGCCCAGCTGGCCAACGAATTCCGCGAGCTGCTGCCGAACAACGCGGTGGAGTATTTCGTCTCCTATTACGACTACTACCAGCCAGAGGCGTACGTCCCCCAGACGGACACCTACATCGAGAAGGACTCCTCGATCAACGAGGAGGTGGAGCGCCTCCGCCACAGCGCCACCAATTCCCTGCTCACGCGGCGTGACGTGGTGGTGGTCGCCTCCGTCTCCTGCATCTACGGCCTGGGCACCCCGCAGGAATACGTCGACCGGATGGTGCCGCTCAAGGTCGGCGAGGAGTTCGACAGGGACCAGCTGCTGCGCCGTTTCGTCGACATCCAGTACACACGCAACGACGTGTCCTTCACGAGGGGCACCTTCCGCGTCCGGGGCGACACCATCGAGATCTTCCCGGTCTACGAGGAGCTGGCCGTCCGCATCGAGATGTTCGGTGACGAGATCGAGGCCCTCTCCACGCTCCACCCCCTCACCGGCGAGGTGATCTCCGACGACCAGGAGCTGTACGTCTTCCCGGCCTCGCACTACGTGGCCGGTCCTGAGCGCATGGAGCGCGCGATCAACGCCATCGAGGCCGAGCTGACCGAGACGCTCACCTCGATGGAGAAGCAGGGCAAGCTCCTGGAGGCCCAGCGGCTGCGCATGCGCACGACCTACGACATCGAGATGATGCGCCAGATCGGCACCTGCTCGGGCATCGAGAACTACTCGCGGCACATCGACGGCCGCGACCCCGGCACAGCGCCCCACACCCTGCTGGACTACTTCCCGGACGACTTCCTGCTGGTCATCGACGAGTCCCACCAGACGGTCCCGCAGATCGGCGCGATGTACGAGGGCGACGCGGCGCGTAAGCGCACCCTGATCGACCACGGCTTCCGGCTGCCCTCGGCGATGGACAACCGCCCGCTGAAGTGGGAGGAGTTCCTGGAGCGCATCGAGCAGACGGTGTATCTGTCCGCGACCCCGGGCCCCTACGAGTTGGCCCGCTCCGACGGCTTTGTCGAGCAGGTCATCCGCCCCACCGGGCTCATCGACCCGGAGGTCGTCGTCAAGCCGACCGACGGTCAGATCGACGACCTGGTGCACGAGATCCGCGCCCGCGAGGAGCGCAACGAACGGGTGCTGGTCACCACGCTGACCAAGAAGATGGCCGAGGATCTGACCGACTATTTCGTCGAGCTGGGCATTCAGGTCCGCTATCTGCACAGCGACGTGGACACCCTGCGACGTATCGAGCTGCTGCGCGAGCTGCGCTCCGGGGAGTACGACGTCCTGGTGGGCATCAACCTCCTGCGTGAGGGCCTCGACCTGCCCGAGGTCTCCCTGGTGGCGATCCTCGACGCGGACAAGGAGGGCTTCCTGCGCTCGGGCACCTCCCTGATCCAGACGATCGGCCGCGCGGCTCGCAACGTCTCCGGCCAGGTGCACATGTACGCGGACAAGATCACCCCGGGTATGGAGCGGGCCATCGAGGAGACCAACCGCCGCCGCGAGAAGCAGACCGCCTACAACGAAGAGCACGGCATCGATCCCGAGCCGCTGCGCAAGAAGATCGGCGACATCGTCGCGGACATCGTCCGCGAGGAGATCGACACCGAGGCGCTGCTGGATACGGGCTACCGCCAGCGGGACGAGACGGGCAAGGGCGGCAAGGCGGCCAAGGGCAAGGCCCCCACCCCGGCCAAGGGCAAGGCCAAGGCCGGCGAGCTGACCGACCGGCCCGCCGCCGACCTCGCCGAGACCATCGAGGAGCTGACCGAACGTATGCGCGCCGCGGCGGCGGAGCTACAGTTCGAGGTCGCCGCCCGACTGCGTGACGAGGTGGGCGAGTTGAAGAAGGAGCTGCGCCAGATGAAGGAGGCGGGGCTGAAGTAG
- a CDS encoding TerD family protein: MTAELVRGQNHLLPVTRVEIRVSAGTPVIAGATLNDEQGRMRDTGWFAHPAEPQLPGLEVSRQAAAVHRLAVDLAALPEDAHRVNVLLALPAGVGGPTSFAGLATPFVAVTGLDGEEIASYTVEGLSAESAVVTLELYRKQDAWKVRAVGQGYAEGLAAMLGDQGLPEARQLADEINEAVAAGMARSIAPPPGRPTRRPEGSAQQQEAGTATGVSTAGATSAAGAAGAGTAPVGGTAAGPPGPAATPSPAAGNQTPAPAGGPVNYQHPRRAATPKPQPQPQPDGAEGQPVAGDAPGWSMEERLYNQVWGMFEDLARTVAAYRSAVDFADSRMERELEKVLDDPRTRVGPVADAARSEARAKHSSLVAQAQTVLDRDIDQLVAESQVVEPALPPALARWDNPVWQAYQPPTERPMALRVGDLSLPEGSGLRIPMLLRLPLDRGLWIDSGRSSGSEGLAHGDEVRQLAAQTATALAARLIAVHPAGEFSVHVIDPAGSASGALAPLVESGALHEPPAVGAAGVSAVLERLTQRVDLVQMAVRSGATDALPDDLDIGDQLLIVHDFPHGFDDRAVTQLRYLADEGPSVGVGLMMVADRDEARGYGPVLDPLWRSLMRLTPVPDDHLADPWVGHAWTYEPPLAPSGSQVLPLVLRRIVAARQSYGG, encoded by the coding sequence ATGACGGCCGAGCTGGTCAGGGGGCAAAACCACCTGCTGCCCGTGACCCGGGTGGAGATCCGGGTGTCGGCGGGCACCCCGGTCATCGCCGGGGCGACGCTCAACGACGAGCAGGGACGGATGCGTGACACCGGATGGTTCGCACACCCGGCCGAGCCGCAGCTGCCCGGGCTTGAGGTCTCCCGCCAGGCCGCCGCAGTGCACCGCCTCGCCGTCGACCTGGCGGCGCTGCCCGAGGACGCGCACCGGGTCAACGTCCTGCTGGCCCTGCCCGCCGGAGTCGGCGGGCCCACCAGCTTCGCGGGGCTGGCCACGCCCTTCGTCGCCGTCACCGGCCTGGACGGTGAGGAGATCGCCAGCTACACCGTCGAAGGGCTGAGCGCCGAGTCCGCCGTCGTCACGCTGGAGCTGTACCGCAAGCAGGACGCGTGGAAGGTGCGCGCCGTCGGCCAGGGGTACGCCGAGGGGCTCGCCGCGATGCTCGGCGACCAGGGCCTGCCCGAGGCGCGGCAGCTCGCCGACGAGATCAACGAGGCTGTGGCCGCCGGAATGGCCCGCTCGATAGCGCCCCCGCCCGGACGGCCCACACGCCGTCCGGAAGGCTCCGCACAGCAGCAGGAGGCCGGCACGGCCACCGGCGTGAGCACGGCCGGTGCGACGAGCGCGGCGGGTGCGGCGGGCGCGGGCACGGCCCCCGTCGGCGGCACGGCCGCCGGCCCTCCGGGTCCGGCCGCTACCCCGAGCCCGGCCGCCGGCAACCAGACCCCGGCCCCGGCCGGCGGCCCGGTCAACTACCAGCACCCGCGCCGCGCCGCCACCCCGAAGCCCCAGCCCCAGCCCCAGCCGGACGGCGCCGAGGGGCAGCCCGTCGCCGGGGACGCGCCCGGCTGGTCGATGGAGGAGCGGCTCTACAACCAGGTGTGGGGCATGTTCGAGGACCTCGCCCGCACCGTCGCGGCCTACCGCTCCGCCGTCGACTTCGCCGACTCCCGGATGGAGCGCGAGCTGGAGAAGGTGCTGGACGACCCGCGCACCCGCGTCGGCCCCGTGGCCGACGCGGCCCGCAGCGAGGCCAGGGCCAAGCACAGCAGCCTTGTCGCGCAGGCACAGACTGTGCTCGACCGGGACATCGACCAGCTGGTGGCCGAATCGCAGGTGGTCGAGCCCGCGCTCCCGCCCGCGCTGGCCCGCTGGGACAACCCCGTCTGGCAGGCGTACCAGCCGCCCACCGAGCGCCCGATGGCCCTGCGTGTGGGCGACCTCAGCCTTCCGGAGGGCTCGGGGCTGCGCATCCCCATGCTGTTGCGGCTCCCGCTGGACCGTGGCCTGTGGATCGACAGCGGACGCTCCTCCGGCAGCGAGGGCCTCGCCCATGGCGACGAGGTGCGGCAGCTCGCGGCGCAGACGGCGACGGCGCTGGCGGCCCGCCTTATCGCCGTTCATCCGGCGGGCGAGTTCTCGGTGCACGTCATCGACCCGGCGGGCTCGGCATCCGGTGCGCTCGCCCCGCTGGTGGAATCCGGTGCGCTGCACGAGCCTCCCGCCGTGGGAGCGGCGGGTGTCTCCGCCGTGCTGGAGCGGCTGACCCAGCGCGTGGACCTGGTGCAGATGGCTGTGCGCAGCGGCGCCACCGACGCCCTGCCCGACGACCTCGACATCGGCGACCAGCTGCTGATCGTCCACGACTTCCCGCACGGCTTCGACGACCGCGCCGTCACCCAGCTCCGTTACTTGGCGGACGAGGGCCCCTCGGTCGGGGTGGGTCTGATGATGGTCGCGGACCGCGACGAGGCCCGCGGGTACGGGCCCGTGCTCGACCCCCTGTGGCGCTCCCTGATGCGGCTGACGCCGGTGCCCGACGACCACCTGGCCGACCCCTGGGTCGGGCACGCGTGGACGTACGAGCCGCCGCTGGCGCCCAGCGGCAGCCAGGTGCTGCCGCTGGTGCTGCGCCGGATCGTGGCCGCGCGCCAGTCCTACGGGGGCTGA